In Arthrobacter ramosus, one DNA window encodes the following:
- a CDS encoding nucleoside hydrolase translates to MDCDTGIDDALALAYLCSQPHVELVAVSSTPGNVAAEQVARNNLSLLELCGRPDVPVAIGARAPLRIPLTTTPETHGPQGVGYAELPEPHGKVHDVDAVELWVEAARSRPGELTALLTAPLTNFALALRAEPRLPELLRGVVIMGGSYYYQGNTTPTAEWNTHVDPHAAAEVFAAFSGLPEERLPVVCALETTERIELTPEHVAALASEAGCTEPELVLPEQPEGRRSMASNELVRHVSDMLRFYFEFHRRYGQGYVAHIHDYFAASVAAGTARYGTRTATVHVETAAPRLIGTTVADFRGLWGEPPNARIVSENHPGEAFAELVSSLGGLARRLPDTTGWERP, encoded by the coding sequence ATGGACTGCGACACGGGAATCGACGACGCCCTCGCACTGGCCTACCTCTGCAGCCAGCCGCATGTGGAGCTGGTAGCCGTGAGCAGCACTCCGGGCAACGTCGCGGCAGAGCAAGTGGCACGCAACAACCTGTCGCTGCTCGAGTTGTGCGGCCGCCCCGACGTGCCCGTTGCCATCGGTGCCCGGGCTCCGCTGCGGATCCCGCTGACCACCACTCCGGAAACCCACGGGCCCCAAGGCGTCGGCTACGCCGAGCTGCCGGAACCGCACGGAAAAGTGCACGACGTCGACGCCGTCGAGCTCTGGGTCGAAGCGGCCCGGTCACGGCCGGGGGAGCTGACCGCCCTGCTGACGGCGCCCCTCACCAACTTCGCCCTCGCCCTGCGGGCCGAGCCGCGGCTACCGGAGCTGCTGCGCGGCGTCGTGATCATGGGTGGCAGCTACTACTATCAGGGCAACACGACACCCACTGCCGAATGGAACACCCACGTTGATCCGCACGCAGCGGCCGAGGTGTTTGCGGCCTTCTCCGGACTTCCTGAGGAACGCCTGCCGGTGGTGTGCGCCCTGGAGACCACGGAACGGATCGAACTGACACCTGAACACGTGGCCGCCCTGGCTTCCGAGGCGGGTTGCACCGAGCCGGAACTTGTCCTTCCGGAGCAGCCGGAGGGGCGGCGCAGCATGGCTTCGAACGAACTCGTGCGGCACGTCAGCGATATGCTCCGCTTCTATTTCGAGTTCCATCGCCGTTACGGCCAGGGCTACGTGGCGCACATCCACGACTATTTCGCCGCGTCCGTCGCCGCCGGAACCGCCAGGTACGGCACCCGCACAGCAACAGTCCACGTCGAGACGGCGGCCCCGAGGCTCATCGGAACCACCGTGGCGGACTTCCGCGGACTGTGGGGCGAGCCTCCCAATGCGCGCATCGTCTCGGAGAACCACCCAGGGGAGGCCTTTGCCGAATTGGTGAGCTCTTTGGGCGGCCTTGCCCGGAGGCTGCCGGACACTACCGGATGGGAACGTCCCTGA
- a CDS encoding thiolase family protein: MSHTGNSTKPRAVRDVVFVDGVRTPFGKAGEKGIYAGTRADDLVVKCVRELMRRNPGLPAERVDEVAIAATTQTGDQGLTIGRTAALLAGLPRSVPGFAIDRMCAGAMTAVTTTASGIGFGAYDVVIAGGVEHMGNHPMGAGADPNPRFMSERIVDPAALNMGNTAENLHDRFPSITKERTDTYGAASQAKLAAAYGKGQIQPDLVPVATMKPGQGWTVNTVDEPPRPGTTVDDLAELRTPFRAHGRVTAGNAAGLNDGATAAVLASAEAAEELGLSVKMRLVSYAFAGVEPEVMGIGPVPATEKALKSAGLGIEDIGLFEINEAFAVQVLSFLDHFGIADDDPRVNRYGGAIAVGHPLASSGVRLMNQLARQFEEDPSVRYGITTMCIGLGMGATVIWENPHHPDYNSYNSGTETSADTESKGAAA; the protein is encoded by the coding sequence ATGAGCCACACCGGGAACAGCACCAAGCCGCGGGCAGTCCGCGACGTCGTCTTCGTGGACGGTGTCCGGACACCGTTCGGCAAAGCGGGCGAAAAGGGCATCTATGCGGGCACCCGTGCCGATGACCTCGTCGTCAAGTGCGTCCGCGAACTGATGCGTCGCAACCCAGGCCTCCCCGCCGAACGCGTTGACGAAGTCGCCATCGCCGCTACGACGCAAACCGGCGACCAGGGCTTGACCATCGGCCGCACCGCGGCCCTCCTGGCCGGCCTCCCCCGCAGCGTGCCCGGCTTTGCGATCGACCGCATGTGCGCCGGAGCAATGACCGCGGTCACGACGACGGCGAGCGGCATCGGTTTCGGCGCGTACGACGTCGTGATTGCCGGCGGCGTAGAGCACATGGGCAACCACCCCATGGGCGCGGGAGCGGATCCGAACCCGCGGTTCATGTCCGAGCGGATCGTGGATCCGGCCGCCCTGAACATGGGCAACACCGCCGAGAACCTGCACGACCGTTTCCCGTCGATCACCAAAGAGCGAACGGACACCTACGGCGCGGCGTCCCAGGCCAAGCTTGCTGCCGCCTACGGCAAGGGCCAGATCCAGCCCGACTTGGTCCCGGTCGCCACGATGAAACCCGGACAGGGATGGACAGTGAACACCGTCGATGAGCCGCCACGCCCCGGGACCACGGTGGATGACCTTGCGGAGCTGCGCACGCCGTTCAGGGCCCACGGCCGGGTGACCGCAGGCAATGCCGCCGGCTTGAACGACGGCGCGACGGCGGCAGTCCTGGCGTCCGCGGAGGCTGCCGAGGAGCTCGGCCTGTCCGTGAAGATGCGCCTGGTCTCCTATGCCTTCGCCGGCGTCGAACCCGAAGTCATGGGCATCGGACCGGTCCCGGCAACTGAGAAGGCGCTCAAGAGTGCCGGGCTCGGCATCGAGGACATCGGCCTTTTCGAGATCAACGAGGCCTTCGCCGTTCAGGTCCTGAGCTTCCTGGACCACTTCGGAATCGCCGACGACGACCCGCGCGTCAACCGCTACGGCGGGGCAATCGCCGTCGGTCATCCCCTCGCATCGTCCGGCGTGCGGCTCATGAACCAATTGGCGCGCCAGTTCGAAGAAGACCCGTCAGTCCGGTACGGCATAACGACCATGTGTATCGGCCTGGGAATGGGCGCCACAGTAATCTGGGAGAACCCGCACCACCCCGACTACAACAGCTACAACAGCGGAACAGAGACCTCCGCCGACACCGAGAGCAAGGGAGCCGCAGCATGA
- a CDS encoding HRDC domain-containing protein has protein sequence MTPENLEPTTAGAPAADPTPHITVDGFEGRIPEIIDLDAPREGVPLVIDTLSGLERCAAAIAAGSGPAGVDAERASGFRYGQRAFLVQIRRDGAGTWLIDPEPFDDLKIINEALRGVEWILHAATQDLPCLAELGMWPDKLFDTELAARLAGLPRVGLAAVIEQLLGFGLAKEHSAADWSTRPLPEPWLRYAALDVEELAELREELIELLEADGKLEFAEQEFAGILGAGLPAPRVDPWRKTSGLHQIRDRRQLAAVRELWYERDQLARKRDVAPSRLIPDSALVAAAKAMPTTVPQLLATKGFHGRAAQREAPRWLRCIAGARNTEDVPPLHLPTNAPPPPRVWTDRDPEAAARLGTARPRLQEAADGLKLPVENLLTPDYMRRVLWRPPSDITVESVSEELRALGAREWQIAITAPILTEASLNPQPLPPKEPKEPRNPASKERTPAP, from the coding sequence ATGACCCCTGAAAACCTGGAACCCACCACGGCCGGCGCCCCGGCTGCTGATCCGACACCACACATCACGGTAGACGGCTTCGAAGGCCGGATACCCGAGATCATCGATCTGGATGCCCCGCGCGAGGGCGTGCCCCTTGTCATCGACACCCTGTCCGGCCTGGAGCGATGCGCCGCTGCCATCGCCGCGGGATCCGGCCCCGCCGGGGTCGACGCCGAACGTGCCTCCGGCTTCCGTTACGGGCAGCGCGCCTTCCTCGTGCAGATCAGGCGCGACGGCGCAGGCACCTGGCTGATCGACCCGGAACCCTTCGATGACCTGAAAATCATCAACGAAGCGCTGCGCGGCGTCGAGTGGATCCTGCACGCCGCGACGCAGGATCTTCCATGCTTGGCCGAGCTTGGCATGTGGCCAGACAAGCTCTTCGACACGGAACTCGCCGCACGCCTTGCCGGATTGCCTCGCGTGGGCCTCGCAGCCGTCATCGAGCAGCTCCTGGGCTTCGGCCTCGCCAAGGAACACTCGGCTGCCGACTGGTCCACCCGCCCCCTCCCCGAACCTTGGCTGCGGTACGCAGCCCTCGACGTCGAGGAGCTCGCCGAACTGCGCGAAGAACTCATTGAACTCCTGGAAGCGGATGGCAAGCTGGAATTTGCCGAACAGGAATTCGCCGGCATCCTCGGAGCAGGCCTTCCAGCCCCGCGGGTGGACCCGTGGCGCAAGACCTCCGGACTGCACCAGATCCGTGACCGCCGCCAGTTGGCTGCCGTGCGCGAGCTTTGGTATGAACGGGATCAGCTCGCGCGGAAACGGGATGTTGCTCCCAGCCGCCTCATTCCCGATTCGGCCCTGGTCGCCGCGGCCAAGGCCATGCCCACAACCGTTCCGCAGCTCCTGGCCACCAAAGGTTTCCACGGGCGGGCCGCACAGCGCGAAGCACCCCGCTGGCTGCGCTGCATTGCCGGCGCGCGGAACACCGAAGACGTTCCGCCGCTGCATCTTCCAACCAACGCTCCCCCGCCTCCACGGGTCTGGACAGACCGCGATCCCGAAGCCGCGGCCCGCTTGGGGACTGCCCGGCCCCGGCTTCAAGAGGCGGCCGATGGGCTCAAACTTCCGGTGGAGAACCTGCTCACTCCGGATTACATGAGGCGCGTGCTGTGGCGGCCGCCGTCGGACATCACTGTGGAGTCCGTGTCGGAAGAGCTGCGCGCCCTCGGCGCCCGCGAGTGGCAAATCGCCATCACGGCGCCGATCCTCACCGAGGCGTCACTGAATCCGCAACCACTGCCGCCCAAGGAACCCAAAGAGCCACGGAACCCGGCTTCCAAGGAACGGACCCCGGCCCCGTAG
- the dxs gene encoding 1-deoxy-D-xylulose-5-phosphate synthase, giving the protein MGLLETIRNPQDLSKLTSQQLEQLAGEIRTFLITNVAQTGGHLGPNLGVVELTMAIHKVFDSPRDSIVFDTGHQSYVHKLLTGRQDFSTLRQQGGMSGYPDRAESEHDIVESSHASSSLSWADGISRARQLTGEGDRCVVAVVGDGALTGGMAWEAINNIAADKRRRVVIVVNDNGRSYAPTVGGVADYLASLRPTIDSLRAAPTYEVVLDWWKKKLQSGGPIGQFTYKSLHAMKKGIKDWWAPQGMFEDLGMKYIGPVDGHNIRALEHALTTARNYGGPVIVHAMTEKGHGYAPALANEADQFHAVGIIDPETGEPTEAGGARSWTSVFAEEIADIADEREDIVGITGAMLIPVGLHKFAERHPERVIDVGIAEQHALTSAAGMAFGGLHPVVAVYATFLNRAFDQLLMDVALHKAGVTVVLDRAGVTGPDGASHHGMWDMAMVQIVPGLHLAAPRDASRLREELREAVAIADAPSVVRFSKGSVGSEIEAVERLSDGVDVLARRPEGSTENDVLIVSVGAMSELALDVASRLGSQGISSTVVDPRWVLPVRKSIIALAARHRLVICIEDGVRAGGVGSRIRQEMRAAGVDTALNEVGLPVEFLDHGTRSQVLERVGLTAQQITHDVVAQVLGTKVPFARPLPGQGHPSPGSLPKL; this is encoded by the coding sequence TTGGGACTTTTGGAGACAATCCGGAACCCGCAGGACCTGAGCAAGCTCACCAGTCAGCAGTTGGAGCAGCTTGCAGGCGAGATCAGGACTTTCCTCATCACCAACGTCGCTCAAACGGGTGGTCACCTTGGACCGAACCTTGGCGTGGTGGAACTCACCATGGCCATCCACAAAGTCTTCGATTCGCCGCGTGACAGCATCGTTTTCGACACCGGCCATCAGTCCTACGTCCACAAATTGTTGACCGGCAGGCAGGATTTCAGCACCCTCCGGCAGCAAGGGGGCATGTCCGGCTACCCCGATCGTGCCGAGTCCGAGCACGACATCGTGGAAAGCTCCCACGCGTCCTCCTCCTTGTCCTGGGCCGACGGTATCTCCCGGGCCCGCCAGTTGACCGGTGAGGGCGATCGCTGTGTTGTCGCCGTCGTCGGAGACGGCGCCCTGACGGGCGGCATGGCGTGGGAAGCGATCAATAACATCGCCGCGGACAAGCGACGCCGCGTGGTGATCGTCGTCAACGACAACGGACGCTCCTACGCCCCCACCGTCGGCGGTGTGGCAGACTACCTCGCTTCACTACGCCCCACGATCGACTCCCTCCGGGCAGCGCCCACCTACGAAGTGGTGTTGGACTGGTGGAAGAAGAAACTTCAAAGCGGCGGACCGATCGGCCAGTTCACCTATAAGAGCCTGCATGCCATGAAGAAGGGCATCAAGGATTGGTGGGCTCCGCAAGGCATGTTCGAAGACCTCGGCATGAAGTACATCGGCCCTGTTGATGGCCACAACATCCGGGCCCTTGAGCACGCGCTCACCACTGCCCGCAACTATGGCGGCCCCGTGATCGTCCACGCGATGACCGAAAAGGGGCACGGTTACGCGCCCGCCCTCGCCAACGAGGCGGACCAGTTCCACGCCGTCGGGATCATCGATCCCGAAACCGGCGAACCCACCGAAGCCGGTGGCGCCCGCTCGTGGACCTCGGTGTTCGCCGAGGAAATCGCGGACATTGCCGATGAACGCGAAGACATCGTAGGCATCACCGGGGCCATGCTAATCCCCGTCGGATTGCACAAGTTCGCGGAACGGCACCCTGAACGAGTGATCGACGTCGGCATCGCCGAACAGCACGCCCTCACCTCGGCCGCAGGCATGGCCTTTGGTGGACTGCACCCTGTCGTCGCCGTTTACGCCACGTTCCTGAACCGCGCCTTTGACCAGCTCCTCATGGACGTTGCCCTGCACAAAGCCGGAGTGACGGTTGTGTTGGACCGCGCCGGCGTGACAGGCCCGGACGGAGCCAGCCACCACGGCATGTGGGACATGGCGATGGTCCAGATCGTTCCGGGGCTGCACCTCGCGGCTCCGCGGGATGCCAGCCGCCTGCGGGAAGAGCTCCGCGAGGCGGTCGCCATCGCCGACGCGCCCAGCGTGGTGCGCTTCTCCAAGGGCAGCGTCGGAAGTGAGATCGAAGCGGTCGAACGGCTTTCCGACGGCGTCGACGTGCTGGCGCGCCGCCCCGAAGGCTCCACGGAGAACGATGTCCTGATTGTCAGCGTCGGCGCAATGTCCGAGCTAGCCCTCGATGTCGCATCCCGGCTCGGATCCCAAGGCATCAGTTCCACAGTGGTGGATCCGCGGTGGGTCCTGCCTGTTCGCAAGTCCATCATTGCCCTCGCGGCCCGGCACCGATTGGTGATCTGCATCGAAGACGGCGTCCGAGCGGGCGGCGTCGGATCCCGGATCCGCCAGGAGATGCGCGCGGCCGGCGTGGACACGGCCCTCAACGAGGTGGGGCTTCCGGTCGAATTCCTCGACCATGGAACCAGGAGCCAGGTCCTTGAGCGGGTGGGGCTCACCGCCCAACAGATCACGCACGACGTCGTCGCGCAGGTTCTGGGGACAAAGGTGCCTTTCGCGCGGCCCCTGCCAGGACAAGGACACCCCAGCCCAGGCAGTCTCCCCAAGCTGTGA
- a CDS encoding aldo/keto reductase: MTEYRRLGNSGLTVSVVGLGCNNLGRANTATESQEGTNAVVHAALDAGVTLFDVADVYGREPGLSETMLGVALKGRRDDAIVATKFGMDMHGANGNDFGARGSRRYIIQAAEASLRRLGTDWIDLYQYHTPDPLTPVDETLAALDDLVTSGKVRYLGHSNRAGWQIAEAEYVARMQGGARFISTQNHYNLLDRRAELEVLPAARAFGLGVLPYFPLANGLLTGKYAPGNAPEGSRLSHTRTNMVNDADWVQLGRFSQFAKERDLNELQLAFSWLAAQPAVSSVIAGATRPEQIAENAKAVRWVPTAEERAEMDDIFPRTPKVALF, from the coding sequence ATGACTGAATATCGCCGTCTTGGAAATTCCGGATTGACCGTCTCAGTAGTCGGTTTGGGGTGCAACAATCTCGGCCGGGCCAATACGGCCACGGAATCGCAGGAGGGTACCAACGCAGTAGTGCATGCCGCCTTGGATGCCGGCGTGACCCTTTTCGATGTTGCGGACGTCTATGGCCGGGAGCCAGGCCTCAGTGAGACCATGCTGGGCGTCGCCCTCAAAGGTCGCAGGGACGACGCCATCGTGGCCACGAAATTCGGCATGGATATGCACGGCGCCAACGGCAACGATTTTGGTGCCCGGGGATCGCGCCGCTACATCATCCAGGCCGCCGAGGCATCGCTGCGCCGCCTCGGCACAGACTGGATTGACCTGTACCAATACCACACGCCGGACCCTCTCACCCCGGTTGACGAGACCCTCGCCGCCCTCGATGACCTCGTGACAAGCGGCAAGGTCCGGTACCTCGGCCATTCCAACCGTGCAGGTTGGCAGATCGCCGAAGCCGAATACGTCGCCCGGATGCAGGGCGGTGCGCGGTTCATTTCGACGCAAAACCACTACAACTTGCTGGACCGCCGCGCGGAACTCGAAGTGCTGCCGGCCGCCCGGGCTTTCGGGCTCGGTGTCCTGCCGTATTTCCCCCTGGCGAACGGCCTCCTGACGGGCAAGTATGCTCCAGGCAACGCCCCGGAAGGATCTCGCCTCAGCCACACGCGGACCAACATGGTCAACGACGCCGACTGGGTCCAGCTGGGCCGCTTCAGCCAATTCGCCAAAGAGCGGGACCTGAACGAATTGCAGCTGGCCTTCTCCTGGCTGGCGGCCCAGCCCGCAGTCAGCAGCGTGATTGCGGGAGCCACCCGCCCGGAGCAAATCGCCGAGAACGCGAAGGCGGTGCGCTGGGTGCCCACGGCAGAAGAACGCGCCGAAATGGACGACATCTTCCCGCGCACGCCCAAGGTCGCCCTCTTCTAA
- a CDS encoding 3-hydroxyacyl-CoA dehydrogenase NAD-binding domain-containing protein, with the protein MSAAEFQKLAGLFPDETVTHSYVQDIELPGNAGTFALITLDNGLDHTKPTTLGPNTLVELGTVLEGLKDRAARGGIVGVGVTGKPYFLVAGADLSAVKQLEEREHGLWMAQLGHDVYATLADLGVPSFAFINGLALGGGLEIALQSTYRTVSTGAGALALPEAFIGLVPGWGGVYILPRLIGPENAVKVMIENPLSNNRTLTGPQAFQLGIADAIFEPADFVERSIAWAAKVIAGEVVPERGSSVDPADPAVAERWAGAVAAGRAFVEAKTSNASPAPAKVLDILEANRTMGKAESAAMECETLAELIQTDEFRSTVYAFLDLVQKRSKRPAGAPDRKLARPVTKIGVVGAGLMASQLALLFARQLKVPVVLTDIDQERVDKGVAYVHAEVDKLLGKKRISSDAANRTKALVSGSVSKESFADADFVIEAVFEELNVKKQVFAEVEAIVSPECVLATNTSSLSVTAMAEDLQYPERLVGFHFFNPVAVMPLLEIVRAPKTDDTVLATAFELAKGLKKTAVLVKDAAAFVVNRILLRLMGEVIAAFDEGTPAEVADSALRPMGLPMSPFTLSAMVGLPVAQHVQESLHAAFGERFAVSQNLQKLVDNGVKSLWAPGPEGKPVIPAETLALMSFGTTPSTSEEVLRRTQDALAEEIGLMLSEGVVAGPEDIDLCVILGAGWPMFLGGITPYLDRVGASERVNGKRFLAPGIASKPVAG; encoded by the coding sequence ATGAGCGCCGCCGAATTCCAGAAACTGGCCGGACTGTTCCCGGACGAGACCGTGACCCACTCCTACGTGCAGGACATCGAACTCCCCGGCAACGCCGGAACGTTCGCCCTGATCACCCTCGACAACGGCCTGGACCACACCAAGCCCACCACCCTCGGACCCAATACCCTCGTCGAGCTCGGGACGGTACTTGAAGGGCTCAAGGATCGCGCTGCGCGCGGCGGGATCGTCGGCGTCGGCGTCACGGGCAAGCCGTACTTCCTGGTCGCCGGAGCGGACCTTTCAGCGGTCAAGCAGCTCGAAGAGCGCGAACACGGCCTGTGGATGGCGCAGCTGGGCCACGACGTCTACGCGACGCTCGCCGATCTGGGTGTTCCGAGCTTCGCCTTCATCAATGGCCTCGCGCTCGGTGGTGGCCTCGAAATCGCCCTCCAGTCCACGTACCGTACGGTTTCGACCGGCGCGGGCGCCCTCGCTTTGCCCGAGGCCTTCATCGGGCTCGTCCCCGGCTGGGGCGGTGTCTACATCCTGCCGCGACTCATCGGCCCGGAAAACGCCGTCAAGGTCATGATTGAGAACCCGCTGAGCAACAACCGCACGCTCACCGGCCCCCAGGCTTTCCAGCTAGGCATTGCCGACGCCATCTTCGAACCCGCGGATTTCGTGGAGCGGTCCATTGCCTGGGCTGCGAAGGTGATCGCGGGCGAGGTCGTCCCGGAACGGGGCAGCTCCGTGGATCCGGCGGATCCCGCAGTTGCCGAACGCTGGGCGGGCGCGGTGGCAGCGGGCCGGGCGTTCGTGGAAGCCAAGACCTCAAACGCATCACCGGCTCCGGCCAAGGTGCTGGATATCCTCGAGGCCAACCGGACCATGGGCAAGGCGGAATCCGCGGCCATGGAATGCGAGACGCTCGCAGAGTTGATTCAGACGGACGAGTTCCGTTCCACCGTCTACGCTTTCCTGGACCTCGTGCAGAAACGGTCCAAGCGGCCTGCCGGTGCGCCCGACCGGAAGCTCGCACGTCCGGTGACAAAGATCGGTGTCGTCGGTGCCGGCCTGATGGCGAGCCAGCTCGCCCTGCTGTTCGCACGCCAGCTCAAGGTGCCCGTCGTCCTGACGGACATCGACCAGGAGCGCGTGGACAAAGGGGTCGCCTACGTCCATGCGGAGGTGGACAAGCTGCTCGGCAAGAAGCGGATCAGCTCCGACGCCGCCAACAGGACCAAGGCCCTGGTCAGCGGCTCCGTCTCCAAAGAGTCATTCGCCGATGCCGACTTCGTCATTGAAGCTGTCTTCGAAGAACTCAATGTCAAGAAGCAGGTCTTCGCGGAAGTGGAGGCCATCGTCTCCCCGGAATGCGTCCTCGCCACCAACACCTCCTCGCTGTCCGTGACCGCGATGGCTGAGGATCTGCAGTACCCGGAGCGCCTGGTCGGATTCCACTTCTTCAACCCGGTTGCGGTCATGCCGCTCCTGGAGATCGTGCGGGCTCCGAAGACCGACGACACCGTACTGGCCACCGCGTTCGAGCTCGCCAAGGGCTTGAAGAAGACAGCCGTGCTGGTCAAGGACGCGGCCGCTTTCGTCGTCAACCGGATCCTGCTGCGGCTCATGGGCGAAGTCATTGCCGCGTTCGACGAAGGGACACCGGCGGAAGTTGCCGACTCGGCGCTGCGCCCCATGGGCCTGCCGATGAGTCCGTTCACCCTCAGCGCGATGGTGGGCCTTCCGGTCGCCCAGCACGTCCAGGAATCGCTGCACGCTGCCTTCGGCGAGCGTTTTGCGGTATCCCAGAACCTGCAGAAGTTGGTTGACAACGGTGTGAAGTCACTCTGGGCCCCGGGTCCTGAGGGAAAGCCGGTCATCCCGGCGGAGACGTTGGCCCTCATGTCCTTCGGCACTACGCCTTCCACGTCCGAGGAAGTCCTGCGTCGCACGCAGGACGCCCTTGCCGAGGAAATCGGGCTCATGCTCTCCGAAGGCGTAGTGGCCGGACCGGAAGACATCGACCTCTGTGTGATCCTCGGTGCAGGCTGGCCGATGTTCCTGGGCGGGATCACGCCCTATTTGGACCGGGTGGGCGCCTCCGAGCGTGTCAACGGCAAACGCTTCCTGGCACCCGGGATCGCTTCGAAGCCGGTAGCCGGGTAG